GCGGGCACCCATCTTGCACTACTGTCATTTGAAGCCTGTGATGTGGTGCTAGttcgtgatggtggatcataATGGCggacagtggtggtggtggcagctgatcatggaccatgattacaacaagactgcttgatttACAATATGTCTACACACATATTTTACCTttactggcaataactcctccatCTCAGTTGTCATTCCTGCTCCCTTCATCGTTATTAGACATTTTCTTAtatataaaaacttaaaaacagtttcttctaattttccctttttctcaaGTAACacttcatcaaaataaaaagaacttTATATCCATCCTATTCCATTTCCAATCTTAACAAAACGGCTTCTAACTGTTATTGCAAATGACAATTAGATTCATTTATGATTAATATGAATCATTTTggtcttttttatgtttttatgtccaTAATTACTGAGAAGCACCGATTCACTGTCTGTCATATCTCTAACAAGATAatccacagacagagatttgaaTTTATAGCTACAGGATGGAGACGATTCATTGACTCATTAACAGAAAAGGGGAGTGCTCTGCACATGAATCAATCAAGGAATTCGCCAAGAATGTCAAACATCTATAATATGATCATAAACCGAATATCTCCCATTCATTCTTTTCAAAGGTGAGGTTAAAGAGCTGCTCCAAAGGAGCTGGTCATCGCCTCAGTAGTTAAACTGTGAATGGGCTGCGCCGCATTCCTCAGCGAGGACCATTCAATATTTAACCCTCCGCATAGTTTGCATGGCTTTTAAAGTGTTTAGCAAAGGCTGTTGCTGTGGGGACGCCACTGAAAATGGTCCAGAGAGCAATATAGCAATAAATGACTGCTGACGTTCgagtgtggagcagcagcacaacaaggACGGAGAGAAAAGGCCCAGTGTGTCGTTCATTGACACttcaggaagtgacatgttgtgtgttgacTAGAGCGCTTGTGCCAATAAAAAACAGCTGATATCTGCCTTTCACGGGCGCATCGGTGCCTtgtttatgtttgcagatatgaaaacatttattttacggAACAAACAAAGTAGAAATGAAATTCTACGtaaaacaagttattttcttaattcataTTCTATACATTTGATGGtatttgggttttctttttattaaaagttattCATGATAAAGTTAGtggttgaactgtaaaatatcaagcctcaataaAAGAAATTTGTTATACTGGTTTGAtaacatctatttatttattatttttaaatcggAGGATATATCATTATATCAGAATTGTTTCTATCACAAATATCAGAAAAGATCCAAATCCATATCTGCCGGGCTCTATAGTTGTATGCGTTTTTCCACAGGTTCTTTCAATATTAAACAAGGACAGACTTTGTGGAATCATCAATCAGGACTGGAGGGCGTTCCAAACATGACTGAGTTATCAattattaaaagaaacaaatactaACAATAGAACTGgacatgaaaaggaaaacaccCATCCATGTTGGTCGTGACCGCACCTTGTATGGTTTGTGTCACGGGGCAGCGACCGCAGGGAAACAGGATTCTGGGAGAGCCGAGGATCACAATCGTTTCCCCCTGACAATGTGTCATTCAGATAATTGAAACATGAGTCACCAGCTCAGGAGGCTCCACTGCTCCTCCAATCTGACCCCACCTCCTGCCACCGGGCACCTTGCTCCTccgtgataataataataaatacaaaaatgtaaaaaaacaagtttctcCTTTCCAAACCCACCGCGCTGGAATGTTTGGTATCGTGCCAAGTATCTGAACTGTAAGAGTTCAAGCTGCATGTGGGTTTTTGTGCCAGTCACAATCAAAAACCTCAGGCAGGTTCATACTTTGATCTTTTATTCTGAGGCTTGACTTTACAAATACTCCAAAATTCACAAGTGAGGTCATTCAACCCTTAAAGGGgattgaagaggaggagaagaggtcACGAGTGAAGAGGAAAGGATCGGAATTAAAACCCTGAACATCGTGTACATGACATGTATCTCACACCCAAAAATGTTTGACTCACATCAACTCCTCTGAAGATTGTACAGTCATCATTTACGTGTCGTCAAAATATTCACCTGTGAGTTAAGACTCTCCAACAGGTTTAATGATcaaatttcttttctttaattctGCACATTTGCAGGGTTTCTCTGACTGTGGGAACTCTGTTTTCCACTTGGTTTCCATTACCGTGATTAtaaatttgttgttgtatttgtgcACAACAATGAGACGTATATCAtcaacaaacaggaaacaatttTGTCAATAAATACATTCTTTTGGccattttacaagaaaaaataccagttagttttttctgttttcagcttctcaaatgtgagaacttgtgtttttttcccttctcgTGTATGTAAGTAAGTTGAAAATCAGACCGAAGGCCTCAATGTGGGTTTAGAGCAACtgcaaaatgttaaatgaaaattaatattaatCCGGACATTCCACCACCCGCTGCCTTCCACTTCCATTTGTGAAACATGTCCGGCTACTTGCCTGAACCACTGGGACTCTTCAAAACCGGAAATCTAATTTCACCCTTTCGTCTGAAGTCAAAACACGAACCCTTATTTACACATCTCTCCGCTGCTAAAAGTGAAACTTCAATTTCAGAGTCATCAAATGAACCAATATATTTATGCGGGGTCAGACACAGAACAGTCTGTgaactgaataataaaaataaaaactctcgAGTTCTTGATGTCATGGAAAAGAAAACGGTTTTGATATTATCGTCTTTTAGAAAAGAAGGCTGTTTTGTGGCAGCTGCTATCAGacagtgatgatgtcacttccaCAGCGACGCTCATGACAACCCTGAGGCTACTCCAAACAAACCCACAACACAGTTTATGACGCTGACCGGAGGCTTTAGTCATTGTCATCACAACACGACGGCTCTGCTCAGCAGCAACACGTCTGCATCATGATCTGATAAAAGACTCTCTGGGAAATTCCTGCCTTTGTCAGTTTTTATCTAAAATTGTATTACTAGCGATTGTAGTTTCAGCCACGTCTGGACTTTATATCtcactttttttaataaaaaaaaaaaaacataggaTAGAGGGGGGGACAAAAACTTATTCagtgctggaaaaaaaagaaatggaaatatGTTTTACTCATTTCCACCACATTTTCCTACATACTGTAAAATACACATAGGCTGCAGGTCATACGCCTACAAGAAGTTTCCAAACAgtgagcagagggagagacgaGTGCCATGTGCGACTGAGCTGTATGTGATCGGTAGGGTGGGGCAACGTGCGTCAGGAGCTGCTCAAACATAAAGAAGTACTTcatcaaatatttttcttttaggTCTTTTCTTTGATGAAAAGTCACTGACGTTAGAAGTACTGTGGGTCACTGTTTCATAATATTACAACGTCTCTAAGATGATGGCAGGGAGCTGAGATTAAGTGGAGAGGAAATCCCACgttgaaaaacacagagacacaacccTGTATTCACcatctacactgtaaaaaacatgaataaaacccAATCTGTGTGTTCCAGTGAGTCTCACAGTTCTTGTTCATGGCTCGATGATGTCCTTATACATATGACACACCCCCAGGATATGATTTGAGCATGTGATATGTGGCATTCCCCTTTAACAGAGACCCCACTGATACTGCAAGTGTCTAGGACATAATAAAAAGAagttgtctcttttttttctagcCCCATCATTTGTTCCGTGATCATTCATGGAAAGTTTGACAGAGGCAACCGGTTATAAAAAACCACGTAATTAAGTGGATATGCAAATTGTTTCACAACGATCACTCAACTTCAAAGTTAAGGAACTCATAGCATCTATTGAGAGCGCTGGCAATCTGCCAATGCCAAGAACTTATCACAATTGAAATAAGACAAAAGTTCACTATTTATCTGTATATTGCTTATAAATTGAGTAAGTACCGAGAGGAGGTATAACACCTAGCATAATGaaacccttaccctaacccatTAAGTCttaacttaaaagaaataatgtggCATTTATCTTGATGATTATCAATATAAATTTATATGGAAAAAAATTGTCTTTATATGGTTTTGCACCCTATTGTCCAGCCCTAATTCATAGCCAATAAAGTTATCACCTCTCGTATCCTCACTAATCCATTTAGATTCAagttttcacttatttttctacatttttacacaaaataaaatattctaaCATCACTAAAAACGAGAGTAAACTGAACATATGGAACACTGTATAAAAAGCCATGTGATCTAAACTCCATCTACATTTGACCattattatatcaatataaattatattatgttaATGTCATGTGTCCTCTGATCTTCGGAGCCTATAAGGTGTGACACAACAAGCGGTCactgaaaatgtcaataaatcaaaaagGCATCTTACCGCTTTGGGCATGTTTCTGTCCTGTTCCTGCCTCCGCGCGAGGAGCTGCTACTTTTAAAAGAAGACGGGGACGAGGCCTGAGCTCCGTGGGACTTCTCACTGCGTCTTTCctggaaagagaggaagaggagaaacgaGTTTGAGACACTTGTGCGTTACTTAAAGCCGGCGGAGCGCGGCTCGACACTCCTGCAGGCGGCCGTCATCACGATGAGTCACCGCGAGAGGAGGAGGCGACAAGTGCACAGCAGGAAACCGACAGAGCCGGAACTCCAGTCTGAGCCGCCCTTCAAGATAAGAGCACGCGAGTCTGGTCCATTCTGGTACCTGACTGGTTCTTCTTACTTCATCGCAATGTCACCGAGCCTGTTCCTGAGGTATTATGATCATTGTTTGTGCTGAAGACGTCAAAAGACATATATATGTGGGAAGCGCTTCCTGAAAAAGAGAATTGCTGAATACAAAGATTTTAGGCTGcctattttaatgtaaaaagttGTTTAGCTTTTCTTTATCTATACTTTTATGACTTCCATCACTTTAAAtgtgttggggttttttttaaatacaatttgtgTTACATACACTTTGCTCTCATAACAGCATCATTTCCTTCTGGCATGGTTTCCACAAGATGTTGGAAAGGTTACTTTGAGGacagttttcagctgcaacGTTCCAGCAGTGAATCTAGTAACCGGGGGGGTGGTCTCTCACGTGCACTGAACGTATTGTCATGTAAATTAAAGCATTCGATAAAAGGTAAATAGTGGCCGTGAAGAGATGCACACGATCAAAACATTATTCAGGTAGAATGTGACATTCAGATGACTTATATTAAGGAAGCCAACGTTCAAACCCTGACACAACCAGGCTGGACTTAAACTAGGACTTAGACCAACTTTTCATATGtgggaatattttttttacagaagtaAGTATTTTCTtggaattaataaataatagtgAAAGAAAATGCATCACGTTGATCTCTTCGAATTGCTTGTCTGAATAATATTTAAACAGCCAAAAGATATTAgcaattattaattaaaacaggGAAAATTTGCAAATCTTAACATTTCAACACTGGGACCACAGAcgatattattaattaatttattttattttagggCAAACCAATACTGGATAGACTGGATCAGTTGGTTTGTTTCTTCcttaataaatcatttattttttcaataaatacaaaaataattatcaTGGTCAAAAACGTCAGAGCCAACATTTCCAAGGTGGTgtcaaacatatttaatttacaattataCAAAACTGAGGATCAAATTGTGTCTGACCATATAATTATTGATCGTTTTAATATGGTGTTAAAACCATAAAAactataacaataaaaacaaaaatataatactGTGATTTGTTTATCTTTCCAATATAGATTATTCTGTACAATATCCAAatcctgtttgtttaatgtcaATGATGCATATTGTGTGGTCCTGTCTGGGCCCTGACaatagttttattgtgaaatcagacacaggaaacattaGACTTCTAATCCACCTTGATGAATTTGACTCatgcaggcagcagcaggtttaATATGGTCCTCAGCCTCACCCAGTAGCTGTGATAAACTCACTGTCTCCACCCTGCTCTTGTTTAACTCTTATTTTGAACATTAAACGAACAAACCCACATTGATGTCCACCCAGGTTTATCTGTGTGGGTAGATCAAGTGGATTCTACCATCACAGAAACAACGTTGCATTAAACCACAGAATCAAAAAGTCCAGATACGTTGTAACattgagctgtaaacaaaaacgtaACAAAGATGATTatcagtgatttattttctctgaaaggtttcgtgtgtgcgtgtgacacAGGTTCACACCCACAGCCACAGGGAAACTAACGACCCAAGCAAACGAGAAAATCCACCTTGAGTTTCCCTGAACGACACAAACAGACGGCACAGATTTTGTAAGTGGAAACAAGCGGTGGAATAGTTGAAAGAGTCGAAAGAAAGAGGTGTGAGTGTTGAAACCGAGGCTGTGATCGTGTTGAgctgcggacacacacacacacacatcctcagtATAATCCCACTGACACCTGTTGAGAGATTTGTCTCCTTTGTGcacagcagaggcagaaagtGCGCGGAAAACAATGTGCGTAAAGTGGGTAGCTTTTACGCAGCAGGAGCGCAGCGGTTAAACATCTATTTAGTTGAAGTTGAAGTCTTACCGGAGTTGATGAGGTTTGGTGACGAggtgctggtgagagaagccCGGTCCTGACGCTTCGCAGCCGCAGATTTCCACTCCCTCTGTTCAGCCAGGCGCAATATGGCGCTCATCCATCCAACCAGCCAACCGCGGTGGAGCACCGGCCCTGACAGTACCTGCTGCTGCCGGTAGGGTGCTGCAGGTtactgctgctggaggaggaggagggggtcacAACCAGGGGCCCGGGGACCTACTGGGGGGTTTAAACCTTAAAACTAGTTTCATTATTGTGTGTCAGGGACATTTGAACTGAAGATGGATTTTCCCCACCCACAGCAGGGCCCTCGACAGCCAAGTAACCATTCGAGGATTTAGGGGGAATGAAACttgaagaaaaatgaagagaCAAAGATTTCCACCTTGTGAATTGTGAACtataatgtattaaaaaaaataaacatactgTGGCTGTTATTTAAAGCCAGTAATGGCCCAGTTACATGGTGTTTTACGGGTTtaagattaaaacaaatttgaaaGCAAACAGtaggaaatatttaaaaaagcagacaATAAGAAACTATTTAAAAGCAATTTCAAGATCACACTGATacagaagacaaaataaaacattatataatgATTAAAATAGACGGTAAGATCAGAACTAAGAGAAAGCACACCTATAAAACACTGTCTTTATTGTGTCAGGGACATTTTAGGTGGAGATGCAGGGCCCTCAAGAGCCAATTCACCATTAGAGGATTTAgggtttgtaaaaaaaacttgagaAGAAATTAAAACTTCAAACTTAACTGTGAACTTTACTGTATAGTTGCTGTCATCTGAGGATTTTATTATAGAGTTTGAAACACATTCAGAAATGTTCCCAGACAATAAATGACATACCTATATAACCTTAATATAACACAAAATTCAACAGTGTCACAAAGTAATACCACTGCCATTGTATGTGTTGCAGCATTTTTCTGAATTACAAGTACTTTTCAAAAGGggtttgaagtttttttttttacatatttttgaGTAAATTGTGTTTAAGCCACTTTCCCTTGAGGTGGATTGTTTGAGCAACACAAGTTAAAACCATCTAagtttctaaataaatacattaaaccCTCATTTGTCTGCTGTGTAAAGCTCCACCTCCCGAGCACAGTTTCATCACAGCgcaaacttttcttttgtttttttgctgttgcaCAATATTTCACCAGTGGAGGAAGTGACACTGAACCAAGGAAGTGCTgccaggagagaggggggaggcgTCATCGGTGAGCTGACCAATGAGGTGGCAGGATTAAAATAGAGCCGTATATATCAGAGGTTAGACCTACTTCTCACCATTATACAAAAGTACAGAGTGACGTGACCACTGTGCACAGAACACTTAGCTCCACTTAACCTGGCTGTGCCCTTCATTATCATCAACATCATCgtcacagtcacagtcactTCCTTGACTACAATAGTTTTTGAGttaatttagcattttattgATAAAgtatataaaagaataaaaatagaacaTGAAGATGATAAcatacttttttgtttgtttgttatagTCGTATTAATTTAGAGAAAGAGCGAGTCCTTTCCGAGCAATGCAAAACCTTGTTGCATTTGCCTGTTAGTTTCCCTGAATGAACTGTTTGAAGAGTAATGTCAGATGCAAATACATAAAGCTACAGGGAGGTGCTTTGAATTTTCAATGGTTCTTTTAAATGCTTAGAATTCTTATGGATTCtgtaagatttttttatttattttggggggggggcttaaaaagagaaacaggcatgaggaccaaaacaaaaatatgataacaaataatcaataaaatgcACGATAGTTTTGCCagcagaaatgtattttaattaaacGTTCGTGCCATTGAATCATCACAGTCTTTCCATGTTATACGTCAGATTTGTCTGGTTATGTCTCCGGCTCCTTGAACTGCTCCAGTCTCTTCTGGGCCACATCATGGATGATATCTGAAAAAAGTGATAAACAGAACTTCTGACTGTGATCTCTGTGATGTTTGCAAATAACCACTAGATGGCGGTCCAACAGTGTCTATGACCTGATGACCCCTGGTGGAGGATTTGTGAAATAACTTGACTGTCAACTATAATCTCTAGAGAGAAAAGGTGCATCTACACAAATCCTGTTTGGGTTTTAGTCTAAACTTTCTAGAGGGTACAAACTAATTGGCTTATATCCATTACTGttatttgtacttttgtgtgtttgcgtatTTATGTACTACTCAGTGAGAATATAAGACATTTGCCTATAGGTTGAGCAGAGGAATGTCtaaatttaatattattatacgGAATTCTCTTACTGTCCAGAAGCTCTCTAACTGCGTATCTCCTTGCCAAATTGCTGTTCACCTCATCCATCAGCCATGGTAGGAAATGTGTCTCAATATCTGGAAATCagagacacaaatacaacaacagGTTAAAAGTAGGAGAAGTTTAAATACAGATCATATGAGTGGAAATATCGGTGAATTTGCAGTCGAGTGCCGTGATGCCCCCGTGTGACAGTAAAGGGGGGTAGCTGAGCTTGAATCATGCAGGAAAGCATTGTGGCAAACAGAGGCTGACCTGTCTCCACGGGGTCGTCAAAGTAGCCTTTGCTTCTGAGCGAGGTGAAGGCTGTAGGTACAAGGTCAGCCAGGTGCTGCTTGGTATACGCCCGGGCAGCAATCTTCTCTGCagtctctttttccttcctcagcACCTCCGTCTGCTGTGCAATCCTACGCTCCTGAAGATCAGTGGGAACATTTTAGATTACAGGTATATTTTCTGTATCTGTTTTCGATTAATTCTTCTGATATGGCAGAACCGTACATAAACCTACATGAGGCTGTTGTATTTGCTACTGTAAATGTTTGACGGTTCCTTCTTTGGAAAAAAGTAATACGCAAAAACATTGTCCTTTTATGACAACAGAGAGTTTACATGGAATCGTCATGAAAACTGAGCAGATAGTGTATGTGCAAGAGAGGACAACCACCAAAGAATCAAGAACATCTTTAAACAAAAGATCAAAAACCGCAGCAAGGATTTGTGAAACTTTAACTGATTCCTGGAATCGCCAACGATATCCTACAGGTGGAGCTCCACTGAGTGAAAGCACCAAAAAACCTAGTTTAAGCATTTTGTGTAACATGAATTTGAAGTGAGGAAAAACATCCTAGCAAACAAACCAATAGCTAATAGATTTACTGATGGATTCTaggggaagacatgcagcataAAGTTCAGACCAGAGAACTCAACAGAATTTTACTTACTTTTTCCTCACTGTGGCGTCTCTCCTTCTCCTGAAGGCGCTGCACGTCTGCCAGATGGATATTTCGCAGCTCATGGAAGgccctctgctgggccttcagACAggccagctcctcctcctccatcacctccagcaGAGACTGCTCGATAGTCTTACCCACCAGCACCTCCACCACGGGCTGCACCTCCCTGTCAAAGTCAAACAACTGCACAACATACTGGTCATAAGTGGTGCTGTGCTGTATACTTTAAAATATTAGGTTTGATTTGAACAAACCTGCAGATATTTATATgttatttaacatgtacttaATCAAAGTTGGGAGACTTACAAAAGACAAGCAAAAGATGACTTGTGTTGCTTGTTAGGATcaaggtaaaacaaaaacactgcaacCAACAGATCCCATAATGCAACCAGTGACATCTCTTCACCCATTCACCGTTTTAAACACCACAACCTAAGTTTATAAAACTGgattttcatttcctttcaatTGTTAGTTTCCTTAAACTTCAATAACCCAGATGATGTGATAATCTACTTTGGGTTAGGAGTGGTAGTAGCGACAGAAGAGATGATAGAAAATATCTTTATGTGTAAAATTGGTGGAACCTTCCACTCGAAGTAATTACCCAAAAAAATCCACATCTCTTTGGTTTTacccacctcttcctcctctgtctgtgttgcAACATCTTCTCCAGATTTGGTAGGTATGAAGAGTGGGGACGCTGGTCTGTCCAGGAAAGCATCAGTCTGACACTCAATTTCTGTGGCCACTATAACATTACTCAGTTCTTCAAGATAAAGATCTGAAAATAAGTATTTCAAATGAGTATTTCAAAAAAGACAGTTCTGTCTTCTTCGCGGTACAACTTCTGAAGTTGTTAAGAATAATGTTTTACCTGTTTGTACGTCAATGTGTTTTCTGCCCTGCAAAGCTTCAGGAGTCTTGGCCCTGCACTGCTCTTGAGCTCGTTTTAGAGCGATAGATTTCCGCCTGATCTCCTGCTGTCTTTGTATTTCAGCAGGGTCCGGCTGAGCTGTCTGTAAATGGGtcatgacaaaaacacatctttaaaataaagtgGTCCAAAGGAGAACAAATCAATCAGGAAGAAAGCAtagaaaaatgaacatttcataCTTACGGTTGGTATGACGAGTTGACCATAAGTATTTCCTCGGACAATACGTCGGTCATACataatgtttacatgtttatccGGAGCTTCTTTGTATCTGCTGCGGGTCTCCATGGGTCGGGGTCGGCTGGAGAAGGTGCAAGACCCGCTGGGTTTTCTGTGGTTGTTAGGAGCAGATGCCATTTTCTCAGGAAACTGTCACTTCTGTAACAACAAGTGGCAAGCTCAAATTGCCTCTAGTAAGggcaagctcaaatcgtggcagcggttccggtggcaacagaaactgccactaatatgtaaaggcagctgcctttgatgccTCATGGTTTAGAAGCAGCTGCCTATGATGCCAGACTGTCTGAGAGCAACTAAAgatgtttgtgatttattcaatgAGATATATACTGGTTTATGAAAGTTTATTAGATAGTGTGTTAGCTCTCGGGTGGTTGGAACcaaaatgaatcaagaaaagCTTCATATCTATCATATTCATATGCATGATCTTGGTGTCTATGGATAGGTAAGAACTCAGAGACTGTATTCCCAGATCTTTGTGAGtctccatttatatttattctctctatgttgaataaatgtattctgtgtttttgtgttacaagACAGCAAATAGAGACTCACAAAATTTAACTTTACAATTGCATAAACCATTTGGAGATAtacttcgttttttttttactatcatAAGTTtacaaatgacaaacaaagaTGTACCCAACAAACAGCTACTGACCTACTACTTTTTAACaaagttttattctcatgtcttcagtatttatatgaattcagGTAACTGACAATGACtccatggacagcaatattgaTACAGGCTGGCTTATCCTgttgaaataaagtgaaatgtacTGATATTGAATCaactgttatttatactttCCTGGCTAACCAGTAATTTCAAGTACATCTCCACCAAGGTTACCAAGCACaacttgaaaaagaaaaaaaaggttgcttctgatgacagacagacattcaaaatgtgtaaataatcggcttttatttttttatgtttgagtaATTTGTGCAAAAGCGGGTCATAATCACtaaattaaagcattaaattatAGCATTGTCTATTGTAATGACATACTGTGTCAGTGATGGTAAATGTTTATAAGGAAAACTCAGACACCTCCCCTCAAGCCCCTAGCAAGCAATGCCCAATCCATAAGACTCCCCATCTTCTTACAAAGTGTAGAGCCTTTAGGGAAAAACCTTTAGATGAACGCAGATCATCCTTAAAAGAACAACACATCTGCTTCAGATGCTGTGATACATCCAGCCACCAGGCTAGAAACTGCAAGGCAGCAATCAGGTGTTCTGAATGTGGCAGCGAAAGACACATTGCTGCACTTCCTGCAGGCCCAGCACCATGGTCAACAAAGAAGGTCAACACCACCTCAAGCCATGGCGGGGAGGGAAACATGGACATTGGTATAGCAGAGGTTTCTTCCACATTTAGTCAGGCGTGTGGAAATCCTGTTGGGGGTTGTTCCTGTTCAAAGATATGCTTGGTCCACATTTATCCAAAAGGACAGCAGAATAAGAAAATCAAGGCTTATGCAATCATGGACGACCAAAGTGCTAGGTATGTCTGCCTTTTTTGATGCCTTCAGTGTCTCAACAGACAATGCAGCTCTATACACCCTCACGACATGCACAGGGGTGTCTAAAACTACAGGCCGCAGAGCAAATAACTTCATCGTAGAATCACTCGATGGTCAGTCCAACCTACTCGGATAGACTGCAACACCCTACCAGATAACCGGTCCGAAATCCCTACTCCAGATGTTGCCCGTgcccacacacacttcaaacacCTAGCAAGCAACATCCCACCTCTCGACTCAGATGCTGACATCCTGCTATTACTCGGACCCGACATCATCCAAGCACACAAGGTACAGGAGCAGTTTAATGG
This window of the Hippoglossus stenolepis isolate QCI-W04-F060 chromosome 20, HSTE1.2, whole genome shotgun sequence genome carries:
- the LOC118099592 gene encoding radial spoke head protein 3 homolog, yielding MASAPNNHRKPSGSCTFSSRPRPMETRSRYKEAPDKHVNIMYDRRIVRGNTYGQLVIPTTAQPDPAEIQRQQEIRRKSIALKRAQEQCRAKTPEALQGRKHIDVQTDLYLEELSNVIVATEIECQTDAFLDRPASPLFIPTKSGEDVATQTEEEELFDFDREVQPVVEVLVGKTIEQSLLEVMEEEELACLKAQQRAFHELRNIHLADVQRLQEKERRHSEEKERRIAQQTEVLRKEKETAEKIAARAYTKQHLADLVPTAFTSLRSKGYFDDPVETGQPLFATMLSCMIQAQLPPFTVTRGHHGTRLQIHRYFHSYDLYLNFSYF